The following are from one region of the Halorussus rarus genome:
- a CDS encoding CaiB/BaiF CoA transferase family protein: MTDDDIRPAASDRTADDTDSGDERRVLTDGGERLDESRISSERSSDGGRVAPGLLPGAGGQPLSDVTVLELGHIIAGPFCSLLLADLGAEVIKVEHPERGDAVRDSNPVGNSSFNYVNRNKLGVTADLKTEEGRTVLRDLVEEADVLVENYAAGTADRLGVGYDELRPVNEELVYCSIKGFNPGPYEQFPALDPVAEALSGMMSVTGHPGSSPVRSGTSVADMAASLYGALTVVAAVRQRDATGEGQHVTVPLFESSVALMGYWLAFTQAYDEVPEPMGASHPSWAPYDVFRSADDEWVFVGPSSDRQWRRFCEALEVDLHEDDRFAALDDRLDNREALKEEVQTVCADYEAADLVERLQGAGVPVAPVNDTADVCEDRHLDATNALGEVRATEGEGGRIRVPRFPARATGFDRVESSDPPALGEDTDEVLGALGYDRERIRRLREEGVV, translated from the coding sequence ATGACAGACGACGACATCCGACCCGCGGCGAGCGACCGGACCGCAGACGACACTGACTCCGGCGACGAACGCAGAGTCCTAACTGACGGCGGTGAGCGACTCGACGAGTCGCGAATCTCGTCAGAGCGAAGCTCTGACGGCGGCCGCGTCGCGCCGGGCCTGCTGCCGGGCGCCGGGGGCCAGCCGCTCTCGGACGTGACGGTGCTCGAACTCGGCCACATCATCGCCGGCCCGTTCTGCTCGCTGCTGCTGGCCGACCTCGGCGCCGAGGTCATCAAGGTCGAACACCCCGAGCGCGGCGACGCGGTCCGGGACTCGAATCCGGTCGGCAACAGCTCGTTCAACTACGTCAACCGGAACAAGCTCGGCGTCACAGCCGACCTCAAGACCGAGGAGGGCCGGACCGTCCTCCGTGACCTGGTCGAGGAGGCCGACGTGCTGGTGGAGAACTACGCGGCCGGCACGGCCGACCGACTCGGCGTCGGCTACGACGAACTCCGGCCGGTCAACGAGGAGCTGGTCTACTGCTCCATCAAGGGGTTCAACCCCGGCCCGTACGAGCAGTTCCCGGCGCTCGACCCCGTCGCCGAGGCGCTGTCGGGGATGATGAGCGTCACGGGCCACCCCGGCAGCTCGCCGGTCCGGAGCGGGACCAGCGTCGCCGACATGGCCGCGTCGCTGTACGGCGCGCTCACCGTCGTGGCTGCGGTCCGCCAGCGCGACGCCACCGGCGAGGGCCAGCACGTCACCGTCCCGCTGTTCGAGAGCAGCGTCGCGCTGATGGGCTACTGGCTCGCGTTCACCCAGGCGTACGACGAGGTGCCCGAGCCGATGGGCGCCAGCCACCCGAGCTGGGCGCCCTACGACGTGTTCCGGTCGGCCGACGACGAGTGGGTGTTCGTCGGTCCGTCGTCGGACCGCCAGTGGCGACGGTTCTGCGAGGCGCTCGAGGTCGACCTCCACGAGGACGACCGGTTCGCCGCGCTCGACGACCGGCTCGACAACCGCGAGGCGCTGAAGGAGGAGGTCCAGACGGTCTGCGCCGACTACGAGGCCGCCGACCTGGTCGAGCGCCTCCAGGGGGCGGGCGTCCCGGTCGCGCCGGTCAACGACACCGCCGACGTCTGCGAGGACCGCCACCTCGACGCGACGAACGCGCTGGGCGAGGTCCGGGCGACCGAGGGCGAGGGGGGCCGGATCCGCGTCCCGCGGTTCCCCGCCCGGGCCACCGGCTTCGACCGGGTCGAGTCGAGCGACCCGCCGGCGCTGGGCGAGGACACCGACGAAGTGCTGGGCGCGCTGGGGTACGACCGCGAGCGCATCCGGCGGCTCCGCGAGGAGGGCGTCGTGTGA
- a CDS encoding helix-turn-helix domain-containing protein: MFRAKLYLDLRTDCVLSEVTSRWNTSFTANHEELLDDEHINFVIDAGDKVEELLAAFEEAEQVEDVERVDDTHIKLTKQSCGALPIIRRNHGMMQWWDRVNGSQRVFDIVVFRRDDLRNIVAELREIGSVRLAQLTPYRASEGLLSDRQAEVVATALEGGYYEWPREADAETLAAELDISHTTFLEHLRKAERTLLRNALNREVRADAADGDGPAFVRNSPVSGDD, encoded by the coding sequence ATGTTTCGGGCGAAGCTCTACCTGGACCTCCGGACCGACTGCGTCCTGAGCGAGGTCACCAGCCGGTGGAACACCTCGTTCACCGCCAACCACGAGGAGCTGCTCGACGACGAGCACATCAACTTCGTCATCGACGCCGGCGACAAGGTCGAGGAGTTACTCGCCGCGTTCGAGGAGGCCGAGCAGGTCGAGGACGTCGAGCGCGTCGACGACACCCACATCAAACTCACCAAACAGTCCTGCGGGGCGCTGCCTATCATCCGGCGCAACCACGGGATGATGCAGTGGTGGGACCGGGTCAACGGGAGCCAGCGCGTGTTCGACATCGTGGTGTTCCGGCGCGACGACCTCCGGAACATCGTCGCCGAACTCCGGGAGATCGGTTCGGTCCGCCTCGCGCAGCTCACCCCCTACCGGGCCTCGGAGGGCCTGCTCTCGGACAGGCAGGCCGAGGTCGTCGCGACCGCGCTCGAGGGCGGCTACTACGAGTGGCCCCGCGAGGCCGACGCCGAGACGCTGGCCGCCGAACTCGACATCAGCCACACCACGTTCCTCGAACACCTCCGGAAGGCCGAGCGCACCCTGCTGCGGAACGCGCTGAACCGGGAGGTCCGCGCCGACGCAGCCGACGGCGACGGGCCGGCGTTCGTCCGCAACTCGCCCGTCAGCGGCGATGACTGA
- a CDS encoding ABC transporter ATP-binding protein yields the protein MARPIHLDSVDKEYRSAGSVHVAVDDLSLTIPEGSFTTLVGPSGCGKTTTLRMIAGLETPTSGRISFGDQDVTDLSPQDRNCAMVFQSIALYPHMSVRENIGYGLKVQGVPKDERDRRTGEAAETLQITEQLEKMPAELSGGQQQRVALGSAFVQDPDVLLLDEPMSDLDAKLKAELRVEVQRLHQELDATMVYVTHDQTEAMTMSDHVVLLNNGRLEQFAPPGELFDRPVSEYVARFIGTPSTNMLPAAVEPRDDGYALVGEGFDVPAPAEHFAKHEGETVTLGIRPQYLSADGGDHRFAVIADVVEQLGTEFVVHGQTPEGTDVDVVSSTFGDVQHGDELAVGFDAGDLYVFGDDGATICYGDELANDSPQPQRNP from the coding sequence ATGGCACGTCCAATCCACCTCGACTCGGTCGACAAGGAGTATCGCTCCGCCGGCTCGGTCCACGTCGCCGTGGACGACCTCTCGCTCACCATCCCCGAGGGGTCGTTCACGACGCTGGTCGGCCCGTCCGGCTGCGGCAAGACGACGACGCTGCGGATGATCGCCGGCCTCGAGACCCCCACCAGCGGCCGGATCTCGTTCGGCGACCAGGACGTCACCGACCTCTCGCCCCAGGACCGCAACTGCGCGATGGTGTTCCAGTCCATCGCGCTCTACCCCCACATGAGCGTCCGGGAGAACATCGGCTACGGGCTGAAGGTCCAGGGCGTCCCGAAGGACGAGCGCGACCGTCGGACCGGGGAAGCCGCCGAGACCCTCCAGATAACCGAGCAGCTCGAGAAGATGCCCGCGGAGCTGTCGGGCGGCCAGCAGCAGCGGGTCGCGCTCGGCTCGGCGTTCGTCCAGGACCCCGACGTCCTGCTGCTCGACGAGCCGATGAGCGACCTCGACGCCAAGCTCAAGGCCGAGCTCCGGGTCGAGGTCCAGCGGCTCCACCAGGAGCTCGACGCGACGATGGTGTACGTCACCCACGACCAGACCGAGGCGATGACGATGAGCGACCACGTCGTGCTGCTCAACAACGGCCGGCTCGAGCAGTTCGCGCCACCGGGCGAGCTGTTCGACCGCCCGGTCTCGGAGTACGTCGCGCGGTTCATCGGCACCCCCTCGACCAACATGCTGCCCGCGGCGGTCGAGCCCCGCGACGACGGCTACGCGCTCGTCGGCGAGGGATTCGACGTCCCTGCGCCGGCCGAGCACTTCGCCAAGCACGAGGGCGAGACGGTCACCCTCGGCATCCGACCGCAGTACCTCTCGGCAGACGGCGGCGACCACCGGTTCGCGGTCATCGCCGACGTGGTCGAGCAGCTCGGTACCGAGTTCGTCGTCCACGGCCAGACGCCCGAGGGCACCGACGTCGACGTGGTCTCGTCGACCTTCGGCGACGTCCAGCACGGCGACGAACTGGCGGTCGGCTTCGACGCCGGCGACCTGTACGTGTTCGGCGACGACGGCGCGACCATCTGCTACGGCGACGAACTGGCGAACGACTCCCCCCAACCCCAGCGCAACCCCTGA
- a CDS encoding LeuA family protein: MRLLDLTLREGEQRPGVHYSVDRKVAAARELDALGVDLLQVGFPVADDRTAAFCDRADLSAAVTGLARAITGDVEAAVDAGVDVVDLFAPTSDRQLDRVLGKDRATMTTAAADAADLARDRGATVHFTAMDGFRTDPADLDDLFAAVDADCYTVADTAGSRTPAGVVDHLEALETDLADVGVHFHDDLGVGTANALAAARLGVGKADVSVAGLGERAGNAALEEVVAAAAVGDEPFETDVDEDRLLPVARAVLDALDEDTEPGKALLGDAVFSHESGLHTAAMLDDPTTFEPFDPARFGGERRLLFGSDTGRGAARRILERAGREPTDDRVERLLARLDAEDGELTLDEAVALAADLD; the protein is encoded by the coding sequence GTGAGGCTGCTCGACCTGACGCTGCGCGAGGGCGAGCAGCGCCCCGGCGTCCACTACTCGGTCGACCGGAAGGTCGCGGCCGCCCGGGAACTCGACGCGCTGGGCGTCGACCTCCTCCAGGTCGGCTTCCCGGTCGCCGACGACCGGACCGCGGCGTTCTGCGACCGCGCCGACCTCTCGGCCGCGGTCACGGGGCTCGCCCGGGCGATTACCGGCGACGTCGAGGCCGCGGTCGACGCCGGCGTCGACGTGGTCGACCTGTTCGCCCCGACCAGCGACCGACAGCTCGACCGCGTCCTCGGGAAGGACCGCGCGACGATGACGACCGCCGCGGCCGACGCCGCCGACCTCGCTCGGGACCGGGGCGCGACCGTCCACTTCACCGCGATGGACGGCTTCCGGACCGACCCGGCCGACCTCGACGACCTGTTCGCCGCGGTGGACGCCGACTGCTACACGGTCGCCGACACCGCGGGGAGCCGAACCCCGGCCGGCGTGGTCGACCACCTGGAGGCGCTCGAGACGGACCTCGCAGACGTCGGGGTCCACTTCCACGACGACCTCGGCGTCGGGACCGCGAACGCGCTGGCGGCCGCCCGGCTCGGCGTCGGGAAGGCCGACGTCTCGGTCGCCGGCCTCGGCGAGCGAGCGGGTAACGCGGCGCTGGAGGAGGTCGTCGCCGCGGCCGCGGTCGGCGACGAACCGTTCGAGACCGACGTCGACGAGGACCGACTCCTCCCGGTCGCCCGCGCGGTGCTCGACGCGCTCGACGAGGACACCGAACCGGGCAAGGCGCTGCTCGGCGACGCGGTGTTCTCCCACGAGTCCGGGCTCCACACCGCGGCGATGCTCGACGACCCGACCACCTTCGAGCCGTTCGACCCCGCCCGGTTCGGGGGCGAGCGCCGGCTCCTGTTCGGGAGCGACACGGGCCGCGGTGCGGCCCGCCGAATTCTGGAGCGGGCCGGCCGGGAGCCGACCGACGACCGGGTCGAGCGACTGCTCGCCCGACTCGACGCCGAAGACGGGGAACTGACCCTCGACGAGGCGGTCGCGCTCGCGGCGGATCTCGACTGA
- a CDS encoding carbohydrate ABC transporter permease, which yields MSLGDRTGVLSRLGEGAAGSLLPQNVQQRVKRAAVILTALAVAVFVTIPVYIMVAIAVQSPAEVFAGGDVNLLVDSVTFRNFQVLLEDTNTVQYFTNSLIVTASSTVMSTALAVAAGYGLTRFDFTGKTLAARAVLFAYMFSPIVLAIPLYVIFFTLGLLNSYFALAMALTAISAPFTIWLMWQYFQTVPISLEESAWVRGASRTRTLWDVVLPVARPGYISAAIFAFAVAWNDFTMARVVMSSDEMYTITVGASLFLDRVTIGWGETMAVSLLICIPPFLIALFLQNYLLQGFNVGGLE from the coding sequence ATGTCGCTGGGCGACCGCACCGGCGTCCTGTCTCGGCTCGGCGAGGGTGCCGCCGGCTCCTTGCTCCCCCAGAACGTCCAGCAGCGCGTCAAGCGCGCGGCGGTCATCCTCACCGCGCTGGCGGTGGCCGTGTTCGTGACCATCCCGGTCTACATCATGGTCGCCATCGCGGTCCAGTCGCCCGCGGAGGTGTTCGCGGGCGGGGACGTCAACCTGCTCGTCGACTCGGTGACGTTCCGGAACTTCCAGGTGCTGCTCGAGGACACCAACACGGTCCAGTACTTCACCAACAGCCTCATCGTGACCGCGAGTTCGACGGTCATGTCCACCGCGCTCGCGGTGGCGGCGGGCTACGGGCTCACCCGGTTCGACTTCACGGGCAAGACGCTGGCAGCGCGGGCGGTGCTGTTCGCGTACATGTTTAGCCCCATCGTGCTCGCCATCCCGCTGTACGTCATCTTCTTCACGCTCGGGCTGCTGAACAGCTACTTCGCGCTGGCGATGGCGCTGACCGCCATCTCGGCGCCGTTCACCATCTGGCTCATGTGGCAGTACTTCCAGACGGTTCCCATCTCGCTGGAGGAGTCCGCGTGGGTCCGCGGAGCCAGCCGCACGCGAACCCTCTGGGACGTCGTGCTGCCGGTCGCGCGCCCGGGGTACATCTCGGCGGCCATCTTCGCGTTCGCGGTGGCGTGGAACGACTTCACCATGGCCCGCGTCGTGATGAGCAGCGACGAGATGTACACCATCACGGTCGGGGCGAGCCTGTTCCTCGACCGCGTAACCATCGGCTGGGGCGAGACGATGGCGGTGTCGCTGCTGATCTGCATCCCGCCGTTCCTCATCGCCCTCTTCCTCCAGAACTACCTGCTCCAGGGGTTCAACGTCGGAGGTCTCGAATAA
- a CDS encoding antibiotic biosynthesis monooxygenase family protein codes for MYLVTFRLDPGEYDEEFHELNDAIQAAAEDTEGYLGKRTWDAPESEEVLVIYYWESLDALESFGADSDHERAKQRWTEWYDAYEVTVTEVVEAYGSGFGDDADPPA; via the coding sequence ATGTATCTCGTTACGTTCCGTCTCGATCCGGGGGAGTACGATGAGGAGTTTCACGAGTTGAACGATGCGATACAGGCGGCCGCCGAGGACACAGAAGGGTATCTGGGCAAGCGGACGTGGGACGCTCCGGAGAGTGAGGAGGTTCTCGTCATTTACTACTGGGAGTCACTGGACGCACTGGAGTCGTTCGGTGCGGATTCTGACCACGAACGCGCGAAACAGCGGTGGACAGAGTGGTACGACGCGTACGAAGTCACCGTTACGGAAGTCGTCGAGGCGTACGGGAGCGGATTCGGTGACGATGCTGACCCGCCCGCGTAG
- a CDS encoding ABC transporter substrate-binding protein produces MGSDTPTRRRFLQSAGAATVVTAAGCMGGSNDGGESSGDGGTTAGSMSGGGAQSNTIKYLSDRGDSKQVIDQIISEFESEHDYTVDVTYTSKGTSTDEQLQKMKAAGNPPDIVFDTSADAYRYQRNGNLAPVSEAVQGTGLPDPVNVDGESYFAATMVEPLMGWYRNDLYQENPTNWETWRSEAQRVTEQEGINGYVVQSGQTNNADTQITQYHWQNDVNIYGGPSGDIEVTIDNEQNRQAAVDTYRWIQQMNEYSPNGAGWEWGDAIAALQQENAAAIMSVGGLPILTIQSNRPDLVERLSPTAFPVPNGNQQDKWWAYMEGHVVWNDGNATKGAREFVNFFSKSDKFMDFVLSAPLFQFPPTREGLDSDAVKNNEVIQQHPDVMELVRNNWDAFTSILATGQNGQPNILAADAYGQQVFGQSAEQMLVGGKSPEQTVDWVAQKLRSLQG; encoded by the coding sequence ATGGGTTCCGACACACCGACCCGACGGCGGTTCCTCCAGTCCGCGGGGGCTGCGACCGTCGTCACGGCGGCGGGCTGCATGGGCGGTTCGAACGACGGCGGCGAGTCGAGCGGCGACGGCGGAACGACGGCCGGCTCGATGAGCGGGGGCGGCGCGCAGTCGAACACGATCAAGTACCTCTCGGACAGGGGCGACTCGAAGCAGGTCATCGACCAGATCATCTCCGAGTTCGAGAGCGAGCACGACTACACGGTCGACGTCACGTACACCTCGAAGGGGACCTCGACCGACGAGCAGCTCCAGAAGATGAAGGCCGCCGGCAACCCGCCGGACATCGTCTTCGACACCTCGGCCGACGCCTACCGCTACCAGCGCAACGGCAACCTGGCGCCCGTGAGCGAGGCGGTCCAGGGGACGGGGCTGCCCGACCCGGTCAACGTCGACGGCGAGTCGTACTTCGCCGCGACGATGGTCGAGCCCCTGATGGGGTGGTACCGCAACGACCTCTACCAGGAGAACCCCACGAACTGGGAGACCTGGCGGTCGGAGGCCCAGCGCGTCACCGAGCAGGAGGGCATCAACGGCTACGTCGTCCAGTCGGGCCAGACCAACAACGCCGACACCCAGATCACCCAGTACCACTGGCAGAACGACGTGAACATCTACGGCGGCCCCTCGGGCGACATCGAGGTCACAATCGACAACGAGCAGAACCGCCAGGCGGCCGTCGACACCTACCGGTGGATCCAGCAGATGAACGAGTACTCCCCCAACGGCGCCGGGTGGGAGTGGGGCGACGCCATCGCGGCGCTCCAGCAGGAGAACGCCGCCGCCATCATGAGCGTCGGCGGGCTCCCCATCCTCACCATCCAGTCGAACCGGCCGGACCTGGTCGAGCGGCTCTCGCCGACCGCGTTCCCCGTCCCGAACGGGAACCAGCAGGACAAGTGGTGGGCGTACATGGAGGGCCACGTCGTCTGGAACGACGGCAACGCCACCAAGGGCGCCAGGGAGTTCGTGAACTTCTTCAGCAAGTCCGACAAGTTCATGGACTTCGTGCTGTCGGCGCCGCTGTTCCAGTTCCCGCCGACCAGGGAGGGGCTGGACAGCGACGCCGTGAAGAACAACGAGGTCATCCAGCAGCACCCCGACGTGATGGAGCTCGTGCGGAACAACTGGGACGCGTTCACCTCCATCCTCGCGACCGGGCAGAACGGCCAGCCCAACATCCTCGCGGCCGACGCGTACGGCCAGCAGGTGTTCGGCCAGTCGGCCGAGCAGATGCTCGTCGGCGGCAAGTCGCCCGAGCAGACCGTCGACTGGGTCGCCCAGAAGCTCCGGAGCCTCCAGGGCTGA
- a CDS encoding trans-sulfuration enzyme family protein — MTRRDDRSNENRFATIAVGASETATRPHRGGTNDVVPPIHLSTTFEWSKGDDADRHDYSRESNPTRAALEEQLARLEGGEHALAFASGMAAISTTVLSLVPPGGHLVSSDSLYSGTEKLLTELVAGHFGVDVEFVDARDPDNVAAVVDSDTELIWIETPTNPLMRLYDVRAIADIADDHGIPFGVDSTFASPYFQAPLELGADIVVHSTTKYLNGHSDSIGGAVIADDGAVFEKLAFAQRIGLGNMLSPFDCYLVSRGIKTLPARMEHHQENAMAVARFLEAHDRVARVCYPGLASHPQHDLASEQMSGYSGMLSFEFDGTLVELEAFIEGLEVFTPGASLGGVESLVEVPSVMIPDEISHGEATARVPETLVRMSVGIEDADDLREDLRTALP, encoded by the coding sequence ATGACACGACGCGACGACCGGTCCAACGAGAATCGATTCGCAACCATCGCGGTCGGCGCATCTGAGACCGCGACGCGTCCCCACAGGGGTGGAACGAACGACGTCGTCCCGCCGATACACCTCTCGACCACGTTCGAGTGGAGCAAGGGGGACGATGCCGATAGACACGACTACTCGCGTGAGAGCAACCCGACCCGAGCGGCCCTAGAGGAGCAGTTGGCCCGCCTCGAAGGCGGCGAGCATGCGTTGGCGTTCGCCTCAGGGATGGCTGCCATCTCGACAACGGTACTGTCGCTGGTCCCTCCGGGGGGCCACCTCGTCTCGTCGGACTCGCTCTATAGCGGAACCGAAAAACTGCTCACGGAACTCGTCGCCGGTCACTTCGGCGTCGATGTCGAGTTCGTTGACGCCCGCGACCCCGATAACGTCGCCGCCGTCGTCGACTCGGACACCGAGCTGATATGGATAGAGACGCCGACGAACCCGCTGATGCGGCTGTACGACGTCCGGGCGATAGCCGACATCGCCGACGATCACGGCATCCCGTTCGGGGTGGACAGTACCTTTGCGAGTCCGTACTTCCAGGCCCCGCTCGAACTGGGTGCCGATATCGTCGTCCACAGCACTACCAAGTATCTCAACGGGCACTCCGACTCGATCGGTGGTGCCGTTATCGCCGACGACGGAGCGGTCTTCGAGAAATTGGCGTTCGCTCAGCGGATTGGGCTCGGGAACATGCTTTCGCCGTTCGACTGCTACCTCGTTTCGAGAGGCATCAAGACGCTGCCAGCACGAATGGAACACCACCAGGAGAACGCGATGGCGGTCGCTCGTTTCCTCGAGGCCCACGACCGGGTGGCTCGTGTCTGTTATCCGGGTCTTGCGAGTCACCCGCAACACGACCTCGCGAGCGAACAGATGTCGGGGTACAGCGGGATGCTGTCGTTCGAGTTCGACGGCACGCTAGTCGAACTCGAGGCATTCATCGAGGGGCTTGAGGTGTTCACTCCGGGAGCCAGTCTCGGTGGGGTTGAGAGTCTTGTCGAGGTGCCGTCGGTGATGATTCCCGACGAGATCAGCCATGGGGAGGCCACGGCGAGGGTCCCCGAGACCCTTGTCCGGATGTCGGTCGGCATCGAGGACGCTGACGACCTCCGCGAGGACCTCCGGACGGCGTTGCCGTAG
- a CDS encoding carbohydrate ABC transporter permease, which produces MSTVTSVKSSVASLDERRLLLLATFLPFAAFFTLVWLIPIGYALWMSLLNDPTGAATFAGLSNYVEILTGQGFLKFLWNSVVYAVSTTVLSLVVGLGLALVVNQEIRGGGVLRTMMIFPYLLPTLVVIFIWKFILDPNVGVLNQWLVQAGLVEDPVAFFSTLQWAMPAVVVTSVWKFGSFAFFILLARLQAIDPNLYERARVEGASTWQAFRDITVPHLRGAILIILLVRGIWMFNKFDIIYLSTRGGPLEATTTLPIRVYQIAFDAVDFGGATALAGIMFFLLAGVAVVYFRVFEPEKEVAH; this is translated from the coding sequence ATGAGCACGGTAACATCGGTCAAGTCCTCGGTCGCCAGTCTCGACGAGCGACGGCTGCTGCTGCTCGCGACGTTCCTCCCGTTCGCGGCGTTCTTCACCCTGGTCTGGCTCATCCCCATCGGGTACGCGCTCTGGATGAGCCTGCTGAACGATCCGACCGGCGCGGCGACGTTCGCGGGGCTGTCGAACTACGTCGAGATACTGACGGGCCAGGGCTTCCTCAAGTTCCTGTGGAACAGCGTCGTCTACGCCGTCTCGACCACCGTCCTCAGCCTCGTGGTCGGCCTCGGGCTCGCGCTCGTGGTCAACCAGGAGATACGGGGCGGCGGCGTCCTCCGCACGATGATGATCTTCCCGTACCTCCTGCCGACGCTGGTGGTCATCTTCATCTGGAAGTTCATCCTCGACCCGAACGTCGGCGTCCTCAACCAGTGGCTGGTCCAGGCCGGCCTGGTCGAGGACCCCGTCGCGTTCTTCTCGACCCTCCAGTGGGCGATGCCCGCCGTGGTCGTGACCAGCGTCTGGAAGTTCGGCTCGTTCGCCTTCTTCATCCTGCTGGCGCGGCTCCAGGCCATCGACCCCAACCTCTACGAGCGGGCCCGGGTCGAGGGCGCCTCGACCTGGCAGGCGTTCCGGGACATCACCGTCCCGCACCTGCGCGGGGCCATCCTCATCATCCTGCTCGTGCGGGGCATCTGGATGTTCAACAAGTTCGACATCATCTACCTCTCGACGCGGGGCGGCCCGCTGGAGGCGACGACCACCCTCCCCATCAGGGTGTACCAGATCGCGTTCGACGCGGTCGACTTCGGCGGCGCGACCGCCCTCGCCGGCATCATGTTCTTCCTGCTGGCGGGGGTCGCGGTCGTCTACTTCCGCGTCTTCGAGCCCGAGAAGGAGGTGGCCCACTGA
- a CDS encoding HalOD1 output domain-containing protein, whose amino-acid sequence MAITTSTALDLESPPVAERRHVATDDPLSRTVYRALADAEGVDPTDLDFELYRNVDVDALDALFRHASSRPPSSASDPRDGWSFSFCVAGYQVAVESDGRVAVYEAPRRD is encoded by the coding sequence GTGGCAATCACGACCTCCACCGCACTGGACCTCGAATCGCCGCCCGTCGCCGAGCGACGACACGTCGCGACCGACGACCCCCTGAGCCGGACGGTGTACCGGGCGCTCGCCGACGCCGAGGGCGTGGATCCGACCGACCTCGACTTCGAACTCTATCGCAACGTCGACGTCGACGCGCTCGACGCGCTGTTCCGGCACGCGTCCTCGCGGCCCCCGTCTTCCGCATCCGACCCGCGCGACGGCTGGTCGTTCTCGTTCTGCGTCGCCGGGTACCAGGTCGCCGTCGAGAGCGACGGCCGGGTCGCCGTCTACGAGGCGCCCCGACGAGACTGA
- a CDS encoding DUF7282 domain-containing protein: MTQRRDTPTLTVLAALAVLAVTAVAPAAVAGPDGTGGIDADASIASAASNSDAPSAPTEASVTFRNQTSTGAAVTIAEVRLPDGGFVVVHDSRFLSGAVLDSVVGVSAFLGAGTHEEVTVRLREPVSTSKTLVAVAHRDTDADRTYDFEASDGRTDGLYAVDSRVVADDASVTVERTTETVTATETVTATEHSTTATVTERTTRSTATELPATATPTAQPTTVTARFATTRQASTATPSSTTGETPATTGHATVTPSATVRPTATDYWTTVALTTERSSDVGSAPAAGSGSASAGEPSSGETGGAGDADGAPAADPGTDRTSTDSTAPSETTGTDSGSDSDSTANDGSAATGDPDASQSPTGTDGGAAGETVERSDDDGRTSSEASQPGFTGPLALVALGLAVALARFRG, translated from the coding sequence ATGACCCAGAGACGCGACACGCCGACCCTGACGGTCCTCGCCGCCCTCGCAGTGCTGGCGGTCACCGCGGTCGCCCCCGCCGCAGTGGCAGGTCCCGACGGTACTGGCGGAATCGACGCTGACGCGAGCATCGCAAGCGCGGCTTCGAACAGCGACGCACCGAGCGCACCGACCGAGGCGTCGGTGACGTTCCGGAACCAGACCTCGACCGGGGCCGCGGTCACAATCGCAGAGGTACGCCTCCCCGACGGCGGGTTCGTCGTCGTCCACGACAGCCGGTTCCTGTCCGGTGCGGTCCTCGACAGCGTCGTCGGCGTCTCGGCGTTCCTCGGCGCCGGCACCCACGAGGAGGTGACGGTCCGCCTGCGGGAACCGGTGTCGACCTCGAAGACGCTGGTGGCGGTCGCCCACCGCGACACCGACGCCGACCGGACCTACGACTTCGAGGCCTCTGACGGCCGAACCGACGGCCTCTACGCGGTCGACAGCCGAGTCGTCGCGGACGACGCGTCCGTCACGGTCGAGCGAACGACCGAGACGGTCACCGCGACCGAGACGGTCACCGCGACCGAGCATTCGACCACAGCGACGGTCACCGAGCGCACGACGCGATCCACCGCGACCGAACTCCCCGCCACGGCGACGCCGACCGCGCAACCGACCACCGTGACCGCGCGGTTCGCGACGACCAGGCAAGCCTCCACAGCGACCCCTTCGTCGACGACCGGCGAGACTCCCGCGACGACCGGACACGCCACGGTGACGCCCTCGGCCACGGTCCGGCCGACGGCGACCGACTACTGGACGACCGTCGCGCTGACGACCGAACGGTCGTCGGACGTCGGGTCCGCCCCGGCGGCCGGTTCGGGGTCCGCATCCGCGGGTGAACCGTCGTCCGGAGAGACTGGCGGCGCCGGCGATGCCGACGGCGCGCCGGCCGCCGACCCTGGCACAGACCGGACGTCGACCGATTCAACCGCGCCGAGCGAGACCACCGGTACAGATTCCGGATCGGACTCCGACTCGACCGCGAACGATGGGAGCGCCGCGACGGGCGACCCGGACGCCTCGCAGTCGCCGACCGGGACCGACGGCGGAGCCGCCGGGGAAACGGTCGAGCGGTCGGACGACGACGGCCGGACCTCCAGCGAGGCGTCGCAACCGGGGTTCACCGGACCCCTCGCGCTCGTCGCGCTCGGACTCGCCGTCGCGCTGGCCCGGTTCAGAGGGTAA